A genomic region of Hippocampus zosterae strain Florida unplaced genomic scaffold, ASM2543408v3 HiC_scaffold_361, whole genome shotgun sequence contains the following coding sequences:
- the LOC127595010 gene encoding adenine phosphoribosyltransferase-like translates to MLAKKELQDRVKAYPDFPKKGVMFFDMMPLLASHECLTACVAHLAESLAGVKASYVVGLESRGFLLGVPLAMKLGMGFIPLRKKGKLPGKVISVEYELEYGKDCIEMQEGVLK, encoded by the coding sequence ATGCTCGCCAAGAAGGAGCTGCAGGACCGGGTCAAGGCCTACCCTGACTTCCCCAAGAAGGGCGTCATGTTCTTCGACATGATGCCGCTCCTCGCCTCGCACGAGTGCCTCACCGCCTGCGTGGCCCACCTGGCCGAATCGCTGGCAGGCGTGAAGGCCTCCTACGTGGTCGGGCTCGAGTCCAGAGGGTTCCTGCTGGGTGTGCCGCTGGCGATGAAACTAGGGATGGGGTTCATACCTCTCAGGAAAAAGGGGAAGCTGCCGGGCAAGGTCATCAGTGTGGAATACGAGCTGGAGTACGGTAAGGACTGCATCGAGATGCAGGAGGGCGTGCTCAAATAG